Within Micromonospora narathiwatensis, the genomic segment CGGGGGCTGTACGCCGCCACCACCGTCGCCCCGTACGCCCGGGTCGAGTCGACGAACACCCGGCCGCCCCGGTCCTCGACGATGAAGGCGGTGGTGGCCAGCGCCGGGTCGAGCCGTTCGGCGTGGACGGCGAGAGCCCGGGTCGCGGCGGCGGCCTCCTCGGCGGTGGTCCCGGCGTCCACCGGCACGATCACGTGCACGCCCTTGGCGCCGCTGGTCTTCACCGCCCCGGCCAGCCCGACGTCGGCGAGCGCCTGCCGGACCAGCAGCGCGGCCCGGACCGCCGCGCCGAACGAGTCGCCGGGGGGCGGGTCGAGGTCGAGCACCAGATGGCTGGGGTGCTCCGGCCGGCCGGCGACGCCCAGCGTCGGGTGGTACTCCACCGCCCGCTGGTTGGCGAACCAGAGCAGCGTCCGTCGGTCGTCGCAGAGGGCGTACGAGATCCGCCGGCGGGACGCCTCCGCCCACACCGAGGTGCGGCGCACCCAGTCCGGGGTGTACTTCGGCAGGTTCTTCTGCATGAACGG encodes:
- the ligD gene encoding non-homologous end-joining DNA ligase, with product MATADETRDGISLTNLDQPLFDGAGATKRDLVDYLDAVHERILPELRDRPLSVVRVRPGQDPFMQKNLPKYTPDWVRRTSVWAEASRRRISYALCDDRRTLLWFANQRAVEYHPTLGVAGRPEHPSHLVLDLDPPPGDSFGAAVRAALLVRQALADVGLAGAVKTSGAKGVHVIVPVDAGTTAEEAAAATRALAVHAERLDPALATTAFIVEDRGGRVFVDSTRAYGATVVAAYSPRIRPGTPVSYPVGWDDLESVTPADFTVRTVPALVAERDPWADALPAPQSLPADLVAEGRTIPVARVQAMHEGKRRAKARREAG